The Filimonas lacunae genomic sequence AGCGGCTTTCTTACGTTTCAGCAACTTTTGCATGTCTTTTAAAATAGCGGTGCGGTACTTAGGAGCAAAGGCGGCAGCCTGTCTGCTAAAAGCGCTTACCGCATTTAAACCGGTTTTAAAATGCTCGGTATCTTCTACTTTAGATAAGTATGCCAGGAAGGTAAAGCCCTGTTCAAATTTCTCATACATAGTAGCAGAAGAAAAAGCCTGGTACATGCTGTCGAAATGACTATCTGTTAAAGTAAATACTTCAATTTTTTCAACGGCATCTTCCAGGTTGTCACGCGCATCTTTTTTTAGGAAGTTTAATTGTGCAATGGCTTTGGCTTCATTCACCTCGGCCAGTGCCAGTAAACCGGCACCTGCTACTGAATAAGAAGAATCGGTGGTGGCCTTTAAAAAGAATGCTTCGTCAGTAGGGCGCTGTAAAGTGCTTAATAAGCTGATAGCAGCTGCACGGTTGGTACGCTTCACATCTGATTTTGCTATTTTTTCCACTTTCGGCACTAAGGTTTCATCCAGCGGATTACCTATCAGCCCCTTGATAACAATATTGCGGATGCCTGCATAAGAATCGTTTAAAGCCTGTGCTATAAAGGCAATGGCTTCTTTCGGATTTTCATCCATATGCTCCAATGCGTATTCCACCGCTTCGCGTCTGTCTACATAATTACCGGCATATTTGTATTGGTAAATGTATTCTGCCAGGGTTTTATGCTCTTCTTTCAGGGCCAGTAAAATTTTATCGCCATCTACGTTAATCAGCTCAGGCTTAGCGGGCACGGCAAAAGAGAAAGTATCCGCTTTATTGCTGATCCAAACAGTATAACGCTTTTTCAGTGTGCCATTATAAATATCAATATCTACCGGCATGCGGAATACTTTGTTGCTTACCTGCATCTGGGTGATGTAAACGGTAGCTTTTTTAGCGGTATCGTTATAATTGTAGCTGATGTCGAGGTGTGGATGTCCGCTTCCATAATACCACTGGTTAAAATACCAGTTTAAATCCTGCCCGGTTATTTCTTCAAAAGCCATACGCAACTGGTGTGTTTCGGCCGATTTGAATTTGTTTTGTGTCAGGTAGAGGTTCAGTGATTTAAAGAAAGCAGAATCGCCGATGTAGTGTCGTAACATATGTAAAATGCGGCCGCCTTTGTTATAGCTTACTGCATCAAACATATCTTCATGTGTGCGGTAGTAAAAACGCACCAGGTCTTTGTTGTCGCTGCCGCTGTGCAGGTAGCCCTGCATGTCGTCATAGTTCTGCTCAGCGCCTTCATCCTTGCCATATTTAAACTCTTTCCACATGGTTTCGCTGTAGTTGGCAAAGCTTTCGTTTACGGTAAGATTGCTCCAGCTTTCAGCGGTAACCAGGTCGCCAAACCATTGGTGAAACAGTTCGTGTGCCACATATTCTTCATACTTGTTGCCATCTGCCAATTGTCTTGCATTCTGTTGCAGCTTGTCGGTATGTAAAGTGGCGGTGGTATTTTCCATAGCGCCGCTTACATAATCACGACCTGTCATTTGCGAATATTTGGCCCAGGGATAGTCAATACCCGTAATGCGTCCATAAAAAGCCATCATTTCGGGTGTTAAACCAAAGATGCCTTTAGCGGTGGGGGCATATTCCTTTTCTACATAATACCATACATCCTTGTCTTTATACTTGTCCTTGATAACAGCAAAATCACCCACGCCCATGAAGAAGAGGTAGGGA encodes the following:
- a CDS encoding M1 family aminopeptidase, whose product is MIKYVLTACALASFAAVAQEPAKKTRQEEPWKKQYRATALKTNDLVHTKLDVRFDYDKAYMYGKAWITLHPHFYTTDSLILDAKGMNINTVALVQNGTNKPLAYRYDSLELHIALDKQYTAADNYTVYIDYVSKPNELKAEGSAAITDAKGLYFINPKGEEKNKPTQIWTQGETEATSAWCPTIDHPNQKTTEEITMTVPDKYVTLSNGLLTAQKKNTDGTRSDTWKMTQPHAPYLFFMGVGDFAVIKDKYKDKDVWYYVEKEYAPTAKGIFGLTPEMMAFYGRITGIDYPWAKYSQMTGRDYVSGAMENTTATLHTDKLQQNARQLADGNKYEEYVAHELFHQWFGDLVTAESWSNLTVNESFANYSETMWKEFKYGKDEGAEQNYDDMQGYLHSGSDNKDLVRFYYRTHEDMFDAVSYNKGGRILHMLRHYIGDSAFFKSLNLYLTQNKFKSAETHQLRMAFEEITGQDLNWYFNQWYYGSGHPHLDISYNYNDTAKKATVYITQMQVSNKVFRMPVDIDIYNGTLKKRYTVWISNKADTFSFAVPAKPELINVDGDKILLALKEEHKTLAEYIYQYKYAGNYVDRREAVEYALEHMDENPKEAIAFIAQALNDSYAGIRNIVIKGLIGNPLDETLVPKVEKIAKSDVKRTNRAAAISLLSTLQRPTDEAFFLKATTDSSYSVAGAGLLALAEVNEAKAIAQLNFLKKDARDNLEDAVEKIEVFTLTDSHFDSMYQAFSSATMYEKFEQGFTFLAYLSKVEDTEHFKTGLNAVSAFSRQAAAFAPKYRTAILKDMQKLLKRKKAALTQTSNKQAVEAEIKLLEEKLK